From a single Hydrogenispora ethanolica genomic region:
- a CDS encoding type II secretion system protein: MGTGNRSGFTLLEVLAVIILIGLALSLAQPAVERSLEKTRIQAIAKLLRADVATLRETAATERSAQVVDFTAQGYAFQLGEHPIRRDFSGEQFHFVIPAAAPEPEPSREPDSPGDGESPPEPASGSRSALQLLPDGSTPGMQLAWRTRHFQGRLVIREDGEVQWNDAPQSAGDQPASR; encoded by the coding sequence TTGGGAACTGGTAACCGTTCCGGCTTCACCCTGCTGGAGGTATTGGCGGTCATCATCCTGATCGGCCTGGCGCTCTCGCTGGCCCAGCCGGCGGTGGAGCGTTCCCTCGAAAAGACCCGAATTCAGGCCATCGCCAAGTTGCTCCGCGCCGACGTGGCGACGCTCAGGGAGACCGCAGCCACGGAACGCAGCGCGCAAGTGGTGGATTTTACTGCACAAGGATACGCTTTTCAATTGGGCGAGCATCCGATCCGGCGCGACTTCTCCGGAGAGCAGTTTCATTTCGTCATTCCCGCCGCCGCTCCGGAGCCTGAGCCCTCCCGGGAGCCGGATAGTCCCGGGGATGGAGAATCCCCGCCGGAGCCAGCGTCCGGGAGCCGGAGCGCGCTACAGTTGCTTCCCGACGGGAGCACCCCGGGAATGCAGCTGGCCTGGCGGACCCGGCATTTCCAAGGCAGGCTGGTGATTCGGGAGGATGGTGAAGTGCAATGGAACGACGCCCCGCAAAGCGCCGGAGATCAGCCGGCTTCACGCTGA
- a CDS encoding PulJ/GspJ family protein, whose protein sequence is MAVNGFTSPLPGRRQTALPTASFSRATGAEAGFTLLEMVASLAITAVLLAVLSQFLFSAAGLWGKNDRAYRGQHQFKLIYQTVYSDLSAAYVGGYLPAAALAGEPTGLRFWKETPSGLEQVSYRFDPSQAKVFRSSGFWGGSAPETELFREIVAWQWEYYQPSTRNWLPEWRPGIGSGLPALIRLSVRTKTRNLGNMIIPLQASEATQDGDS, encoded by the coding sequence ATGGCAGTCAACGGATTCACCTCACCGTTACCTGGGAGGCGCCAAACGGCGCTCCCCACCGCCTCCTTTTCCAGGGCTACCGGCGCTGAAGCCGGATTCACCCTGTTAGAGATGGTGGCGTCCCTGGCCATTACAGCCGTTTTGCTGGCGGTTTTGTCGCAGTTTTTATTCAGCGCGGCCGGGCTCTGGGGCAAAAATGACCGGGCCTACCGCGGCCAGCACCAGTTCAAACTGATCTACCAGACGGTCTATAGCGACCTGAGCGCCGCTTATGTCGGGGGCTATCTCCCCGCGGCGGCGCTCGCCGGCGAGCCAACCGGGCTGCGTTTCTGGAAAGAAACCCCCTCCGGGCTGGAACAGGTCAGTTACAGGTTTGACCCGTCGCAGGCCAAGGTATTCCGGAGTTCCGGATTCTGGGGCGGTTCCGCTCCCGAAACCGAATTGTTCCGGGAGATCGTCGCCTGGCAATGGGAATATTACCAACCCTCCACCCGGAACTGGCTGCCGGAATGGCGTCCCGGGATCGGGTCCGGCCTTCCCGCGCTGATCCGGCTCTCCGTCCGGACCAAGACCCGTAATTTAGGAAACATGATCATTCCGCTCCAAGCAAGCGAGGCGACCCAAGATGGCGATTCCTGA
- a CDS encoding general secretion pathway protein GspK, producing MAIPDHQRGSALLTVTWFLALIGIIASFLLYRAETEWAAVVNLERNYKFRQLAEEALHDRLALFLADDPQGYDTRQDAWLGDGGRFEERRDGYQITVLVEDEGSKPNINLVSRGFQAVELRELSIDPLLDWRDPDSEPLMDGAEEDDYQALNPPYQPRNGFFSSLEEIKQVKDGAKLYPVLAPEFTVFGKVNPNTISAATFANLLESAGFEKNLAERAANSFTQYRASPNNRFTQISDFERLDGITQADWSRMKPLFQFGGACNLNLARGTGLAVILAEAGYPSGLLAQVVPRQAANPFKSQDEIRRFFLSANKNIAHPEDYFTVISTVVRYRIWVTQGRFQYYLDTVQERFVAGIAKQWRARTLSWRVCLNDEAPEIPQTDTGEQPVQTSGGPNVQARDRD from the coding sequence ATGGCGATTCCTGACCACCAACGCGGCTCCGCCCTGCTCACCGTCACCTGGTTCCTGGCCCTGATCGGCATCATCGCCAGCTTCTTGCTCTACCGGGCCGAAACCGAATGGGCTGCCGTGGTGAATTTGGAACGGAATTACAAATTCCGTCAGCTCGCGGAGGAAGCGCTTCACGATCGGCTGGCCCTTTTCCTCGCCGACGACCCGCAAGGATACGATACGCGTCAGGACGCCTGGCTGGGTGATGGCGGCCGGTTTGAAGAGCGGCGGGACGGTTATCAAATCACGGTGCTGGTCGAGGACGAAGGCAGCAAGCCCAATATCAATCTGGTCAGCCGCGGTTTTCAAGCGGTCGAATTGCGCGAATTATCCATCGATCCGCTGTTGGACTGGCGCGATCCGGACAGTGAACCCTTGATGGACGGCGCGGAGGAAGACGATTACCAAGCCTTGAATCCGCCCTATCAGCCGCGGAACGGCTTCTTTTCATCATTGGAAGAAATCAAGCAAGTGAAGGACGGCGCGAAACTTTATCCGGTTTTGGCTCCGGAGTTTACGGTATTCGGCAAAGTCAATCCCAATACGATCAGCGCGGCCACGTTCGCCAATTTGCTGGAGTCTGCCGGCTTTGAAAAAAATCTGGCCGAGCGGGCCGCCAATAGCTTTACCCAATATCGCGCCAGTCCCAATAATCGTTTTACCCAAATCAGCGATTTCGAGCGCCTCGATGGGATCACCCAGGCCGACTGGTCCCGGATGAAACCGCTCTTTCAATTCGGCGGCGCTTGCAACCTGAATCTGGCCCGGGGGACCGGCTTGGCGGTCATTCTGGCGGAAGCCGGGTATCCTTCCGGCCTGCTGGCCCAGGTGGTTCCGCGTCAGGCGGCCAATCCCTTCAAAAGCCAGGATGAGATCAGGCGTTTTTTTCTGAGTGCGAATAAAAACATCGCCCATCCCGAGGATTATTTCACGGTGATCTCCACCGTGGTCCGTTACCGGATCTGGGTCACCCAGGGGCGATTCCAGTATTATCTCGATACCGTCCAGGAGCGGTTCGTCGCCGGAATCGCAAAGCAATGGCGCGCCCGCACGCTATCCTGGCGCGTCTGTCTGAATGACGAGGCCCCGGAGATCCCTCAAACCGATACCGGGGAACAACCCGTCCAAACGAGCGGAGGTCCGAATGTCCAAGCCCGTGATCGTGATTGA
- the gspG gene encoding type II secretion system major pseudopilin GspG, producing MKQELKGERGFTLLEILAVLTLLAFILTMVAPNIINNMQKGQIKAAQAQVNSLKNVLKTYYLDNSAYPTTEQGLQALIEKPTVPPIPENWNGPYLEDKKLPNDPWGHPIRYAAPGTHNPQSFDLFSLGKDNAEGGTGDNADIGNW from the coding sequence ATGAAACAGGAGCTGAAAGGCGAGCGCGGCTTTACCCTGCTGGAGATCCTGGCGGTACTGACGCTACTGGCGTTCATTCTGACCATGGTGGCGCCGAACATCATCAACAACATGCAGAAAGGCCAGATCAAAGCCGCCCAGGCGCAGGTCAATTCCTTGAAGAACGTCTTGAAAACCTACTACCTGGACAATTCGGCCTACCCTACCACCGAGCAGGGCCTCCAGGCATTAATCGAAAAACCGACGGTTCCCCCCATCCCCGAAAATTGGAATGGACCGTACCTGGAGGATAAAAAGCTGCCGAACGACCCCTGGGGCCACCCGATCCGGTATGCCGCCCCCGGGACGCATAATCCCCAATCCTTCGACCTTTTCTCGCTGGGCAAAGACAATGCCGAAGGCGGAACCGGGGATAACGCCGACATTGGGAACTGGTAA
- a CDS encoding type IV pilus modification PilV family protein — MERRPAKRRRSAGFTLIEVILALSLAGLIIAVFSGTFAQTVFTERQLAGRVTGLIIGQGKLAELELGSEPASSGRFDPPYESFHWFSKEETADDGSQRIHLTVTWEAPNGAPHRLLFQGYRR; from the coding sequence ATGGAACGACGCCCCGCAAAGCGCCGGAGATCAGCCGGCTTCACGCTGATCGAAGTCATTCTCGCGCTCAGTCTGGCCGGACTGATTATCGCGGTTTTCAGCGGAACCTTCGCGCAGACCGTCTTCACCGAGCGGCAATTGGCGGGGCGCGTGACCGGCCTGATCATCGGCCAGGGGAAACTGGCCGAATTGGAACTGGGGAGCGAACCGGCTTCGTCCGGCCGGTTCGACCCGCCCTATGAATCGTTTCATTGGTTTTCCAAAGAGGAGACAGCAGATGATGGCAGTCAACGGATTCACCTCACCGTTACCTGGGAGGCGCCAAACGGCGCTCCCCACCGCCTCCTTTTCCAGGGCTACCGGCGCTGA